One Leucoraja erinacea ecotype New England unplaced genomic scaffold, Leri_hhj_1 Leri_418S, whole genome shotgun sequence DNA segment encodes these proteins:
- the LOC129693757 gene encoding protein NYNRIN-like isoform X2 yields MMRQVKSLYMGSSESEKPMPTINDVLLLQGDASANVIMEWEQLGCRKADSGLWLTPAGQTCMTDQLATWVVDCLHLATHCGATLLVDALLQAWWHPRLKVLAAQTSARCLTCATHNPGKGVVCQTGRTPLPTAPFETLQMDFIDLPKCQCYKHVLVIVDVFSRWIEAFPTTDCTASTVVSILLRQVVPRFGVPNTISSDNGPHFIAAINKELYRQLGVTQRLHCAYRPQAAGMVERLNQTLKTKLAKLVDQSGSTWVKMLPVALFQIRVLPAGKTRLSPAEIIYGRPLRSPWTDIIPATMTLHHMTEEMIRNKSLR; encoded by the exons ATGATGAGGCAGGTGAAAAGCCTTTATATGGGCTCGTCTGAATCTGAGAAACCTATGCCAACCATAAATGATGTATTGCTCTTACAGGGGGACGCCTCTGCTAATGTTATAATGGAATGGGAGCAGCTGGGCTGTCGGAAGGCTGACTCTGGATTGTGGCTCACGCCGGCCGGACAGACCTGTATGACAGACCAGTTAGCGACCTGGGTCGTTGATTGCCTACATTTAGCCACTCACTGTGGGGCCACCTTGCTAGTAGACGCTCTCTTACAGGCATGGTGGCATCCTCGACTTAAGGTTTTGGCAGCCCAAACTAGTGCACGGTGCCTCACCTGTGCTACACACAACCCTGGTAAAGGAGTTGTCTGCCAGACGGGTCGTACTCCATTACCTACTGCTCCGTTTGAAACCTTGCAGATGGATTTTATTGATTTGCCTAAGTGTCAGTGTTATAAACATGTACTTGTTATTGTTGATGTGTTTTCTAGGTGGATTGAAGCCTTTCCAACCACTGATTGCACTGCCTCTACGGTGGTGTCTATTTTATTACGGCAGGTTGTTCCTCGTTTCGGGGTTCCAAACACCATCAGTTCGGATAACGGCCCTCACTTCATTGCCGCTATCAATAAAGAATTGTACCGACAGCTGGGCGTAACCCAGCGGCTGCATTGTGCTTATCGCCCACAAGCTGCAGGAATGGTGGAACGCTTGAACCAGACCCTGAAGACCAAGCTTGCCAAGCTGGTGGACCAATCAGGCTCCACCTGGGTTAAAATGTTGCCTGTTGCTTTGTTCCAGATCAGAGTCCTTCCAGCAGGGAAGACAAGGTTGTCTCCTGCAGAGATCATCTATGGCCGACCTCTGCGCAGCCCTTGGACAGACATTATCCCAGCCACAATGACATTGCATCACATGACGGAGGAGATG ATACGAAATAAATCCCTGAGATGA
- the LOC129693757 gene encoding uncharacterized protein LOC129693757 isoform X1, which translates to MRVFVALICVATTAGLIGFGWKWTKTEYGRNKRGKRGERENSNLFIQEHNELFGKGQVVCYPQMTSVTSLFTPSPAWGRTERLVKCQKKKTVPVKPVSINYDRLLAPPANCLPLPKNNNHSYDICYNGSRTASRAPARPCNFTTNNDNRQYENCFSNQGHGCIVINVKNNLTCALQGPVHGSTCNLTYNGVQCQVSKDCIPVNAGFQLLCGWANGTHLTVGSHHLPIPSYSNGISEAWRDWSGGGEVINTRRGCNGSLYTEEGYYFFFNGKGTNVLKPPFPKNVAVGALVPTTVPCPEQWTKPMARVRRRTVSAEFCAQWRNPGVRGATHGHAIGWGLLSMLTMGGVGGGEAAKNRNYLVCGLTILGNATTGALEAVKTQMAEMRMFSLQNRYALDYLLAREGGTCTVIKGKCMMGVQDRTSNITQHQKEITTFLDGINENQGWGNWGLGGVYNWIISIAIYAAIVVTCLFVGIAIVKCIIARLMVALSGLGTTPEETKNSVRMMILQREQERLLSFPNDSENDEVSEEGELGDKGQTVQEALARELKGYEIQQMGLLNGL; encoded by the coding sequence ATGAGGGTCTTCGTGGCATTAATATGTGTGGCGACCACTGCAGGGTTAATCGGTTTCGGCTGGAAATGGACAAAGACTGAATACGGACGGAACAaacgagggaagagaggggaacgagaaaactccaatttattcatccaggaacacaacgagctattcgggaaggggcaggtggtttgttatccacaaatgacatcagttacctccctgtttaccccatcccctgcatggggcagaactgaacgactggtgaagtgccaaaaaaaaaaaacggtcCCTGTTAAACCCGTCAGCATCAACTATGACCGGCTTCTCGCTCCACCGGCCAACTGCTTACCGCTCCCTAAGAACAATAACCACTCCTACGACATTTGCTACAATGGATCTAGGACGGCGTCAAGAGCACCGGCTAGGCCatgtaacttcaccaccaataatGACAACAGGCAATATGAAAATTGTTTTAGTAACCAAGGACACGGGTGTATAGtcataaatgttaaaaataaccTCACTTGCGCTCTGCAAGGGCCCGTTCACGGCTCCACATGTAACCTTACCTATAATGGAGTCCAATGTCAGGTGTCTAAGGACTGTATCCCCGTAAATGCTGGATTTCAGCTGTTGTGTGGATGGGCCAACGGGACCCATCTGACAGTAGGATCCCATCACCTGCCAATCCCCAGTTATAGCAATGGGATCAGTGAAGCGTGGAGGGACTGGTCTGGAGGGGGAGAAGTCATTAATACCCGAAGGGGCTGTAATGGATCATTATATACGGAGGAAGGATATTACTTTTTCTTTAATGGGAAAGGAACCAATGTCCTAAAACCCCCTTTCCCCAAGAACGTGGCAGTTGGAGCATTGGTGCCAACCACGGTACCTTGTCCCGAGCAATGGACTAAACCCATGGCTCGGGTTCGTCGAAGGACAGTGTCGGCCGAGTTTTGCGCGCAATGGAGAAATCCAGGGGTTAGGGGAGCTACCCACGGACATGCCATTGGATGGGGATTATTAAGCATGCTAACCATGGGAGGAGTGGGTGGAGGTGAAGCAGCCAAAAACCGAAATTACCTTGTTTGTGGCCTGACAATTCTGGGCAATGCAACAACTGGAGCCTTGGAGGCAGTAAAAACCCAGATGGCCGAAATGAGGATGTTTTCCCTACAAAATAGATATGCGCTCGATTACTTATTGGCTAGAGAAGGGGGGACCTGTACCGTCATAAAAGGGAAATGTATGATGGGGGTTCAAGACCGGACTAGCAACATCACACAACACCAGAAAGAGATTACCACCTTTTTGGATGGAATAAATGAAAACCAGGGATGGGGGAATTGGGGATTAGGGGGAGTATACAACTGGATCATCAGCATTGCCATCTATGCTGCTATAGTAGTTACTTGCTTATTTGTGGGGATTGCTATTGTAAAGTGTATCATAGCCCGATTAATGGTGGCTTTATCGGGTTTGGGGACCACCCCCGAGGAAACTAAAAATTCTGTACGAATGATGATCTTACAGCGTGAGCAGGAGAGACTGTTATCATTCCCCAACGACAGCGAAAACGATGAAGTGAGTGAGGAAGGAGAATTAGGGGACAAAGGTCAGACGGTCCAAGAAGCCTTGGCCAGGGAACTAAAAGGTTACGAGATTCAGCAAATGGGACTTTTAAATGGACTATGA
- the LOC129693758 gene encoding guanine nucleotide-binding protein G(i) subunit alpha-1-like: MGCTFSTEDKDAVERSKMIDRNLREDGEKAAREVKLLLLGAGESGKSTIVKQMKIIHEAGYSEEECKQYKAVVYSNTIQSIIAIIRAMGRLKIDFGDSARADDARQLFVLAGGAEEGFMTVELAGVIKRLWKDSGVQACFSRSREYQLNDSAAYYLNDLDRVAQASYIPTQQDVLRTRVKTTGIVETHFTFKDLHFKMFDVGGQRSERKKWIHCFEGVTAIIFCVALSDYDLVLAEDEEMNRMHESMKLFDSICNNKWFTDTSIILFLNKKDLFEEKIKRSPLTICFPEYAGSNTYEEAAAYIQCQFEDLNKRKDTKEIYTHFTCATDTKNVQFVFDAVTDVIIKNNLKDCGLF; the protein is encoded by the coding sequence ATGGGGTGTACGTTCAGCACCGAGGACAAAGATGCGGTGGAGAGGTCCAAGATGATCGACCGGAATCTGAGGGAGGACGGAGAAAAAGCGGCGAGGGAAGTCAAGCTGCTGCTCTTGGGTGCTGGTGAATCTGGCAAAAGCACCATTGTTAAACAAATGAAGATTATACATGAGGCTGGTTATTCGGAAGAAGAATGCAAACAATATAAAGCTGTTGTCTACAGCAACACAATTCAGTCCATTATTGCCATTATTCGAGCAATGGGAAGGCTGAAGATCGACTTTGGTGATTCTGCAAGAGCTGATGATGCTCGCCAGTTGTTCGTTTTGGCGGGTGGCGCTGAAGAAGGTTTTATGACAGTGGAGCTTGCTGGAGTAATCAAAAGACTCTGGAAGGATAGTGGTGTTCAGGCCTGCTTTAGTAGGTCTAGAGAATATCAACTCAATGATTCTGCTGCATATTATCTGAATGATTTGGACAGGGTGGCACAAGCAAGTTACATTCCAACTCAGCAAGATGTACTGAGGACCAGAGTTAAAACAACGGGCATTGTGGAGACCCATTTCACATTTAAGGACCTGCACTTTAAAATGTTTGATGTGGGAGGTCAGAGGTCTGAGCGCAAAAAGTGGATCCATTGTTTCGAAGGTGTAACTGCCATCATATTTTGTGTGGCACTCAGCGATTATGATCTTGTTCTTGCAGAAGATGAGGAGATGAACCGAATGCACGAGAGCATGAAGCTATTTGATAGCATCTGTAACAACAAATGGTTCACAGACACATCTATCATACTCTTCTTGAATAAGAAAGATCTCTttgaagagaaaataaaaagaaGCCCCCTTACAATTTGCTTTCCTGAATATGCAGGATCAAACACCTATGAAGAGGCTGCAGCTTATATACAATGTCAATTTGAGGATTTGAACAAACGAAAGGACACTAAGGAAATCTACACCCACTTCACATGTGCCACAGACACCAAAAATGTGCAATTTGTGTTTGATGCAGTCACTGATGTCATTATAAAGAATAACTTAAAGGACTGTGGTCTGTTTTAA